A part of Daphnia pulex isolate KAP4 chromosome 6, ASM2113471v1 genomic DNA contains:
- the LOC124196360 gene encoding uncharacterized protein LOC124196360 translates to MLFSAIIFATAVALVLANNAPTYPSYISSTTDKSYGSYRPFNAAAPVPQNKKPSNASFADDGCGDSSVRFKGDGYCYPLLKKGPCYSVLLWITVDPYTYEGICTPRLCGREKVFVGRDGLCHDILDTKECRGGRRLYYSAYGDPICDCPIGQYPFPSEDDDCVPLFTQGPCPTNQVVSVSASGKLECAPNTCQLVDRYQDFLLQLVPVKQSIISNHKYGNGNGQELCHALGSCGPCSPSELFGYNVFRPLGECVDMNDPRTPYFSSPEENAILDDVFGRAANEPNNRFYRAQRLSRKRRQGPNTIGIFQQPSRIPTSLLNPCQPGGRNGNNFKCANPLVPRRPVRDVSQPVSPAFGCRPNDFLQATGQCGSNRGPASCGPSFQFIPATNQCRPIRF, encoded by the exons atgttgttttcagcAATAATATTTGCGACTGCTGTCGCACTGGTATTGGCAAACAACGCGCCAACCTATCCTAGTTATATCTCCAGTACGACCGACAAATCTTATGGAAGTTATCGTCCGTTCAatgctgctgctccagttccacaaaataagaaaccatCTAATGCTTCTTTTGCTGATGATGGGTGTGGTGACTCCTCAGTCCGATTTAAGGGCGATGGATACTGTTATCCACTTCTGAAGAAAGGTCCTTGCTATAGTGTGTTGCTTTGGATAACGGTCGACCCGTATACTTACGAG GGAATATGCACTCCTCGCCTTTGTGGCAGAGAAAAAGTGTTCGTCGGCCGAGATGGTCTTTGTCACGATATTTTAGACACTAAAGAGTGTCGCGGAGGTAGGCGTCTATATTACTCGGCTTACGGAGATCCAATTTGTGATTGTCCTATTGGGCAATATCCATTCCCATCAGAGGATGACGATTGCGTTCCTTTATTTACCCAAG gacCGTGTCCAACCAATCAGGTTGTATCCGTTAGTGCATCGGGTAAATTAGAGTGTGCCCCCAACACTTGTCAACTAGTTGATAGATATCAGGACTTCCTCCTGCAATTGGTCCCAGTTAAACAATCAATTATAAGTAATCATAAATACGGTAATGGAAATGGACAGGAACTGTGCCATGCGTTGGGCAGCTGTGGACCTTGCTCACCTTCTGAACTTTTCGGTTACAACGTCTTTCGCCCGCTGGGAGAGTGTGTTGATATGAATGACCCTAGAACGCCATACTTTTCTTCTCCGGAAGAGAACGCAATTTTAGATGATGTCTTTGGTCGAGCCGCAAACGAACCCAATAATAGGTTTTATCGTGCACAACGTTTATCAAGAAAACGAAGACAAGGACCCAATACTATTGGGATATTCCAACAGCCAAGTAGAATTCCAACATCTCTCCTAAATCCCTGTCAACCTGGCGGTCGAAACGGAAATAACTTCAAGTGTGCAAATCCTTTGGT TCCTAGGAGACCCGTCCGCGACGTTAGTCAGCCTGTCAGTCCTGCTTTCGGTTGCCGACCAAATGATTTCTTGCAAGCTACTGGACAATGCGGTAGCAACCGTGGGCCAGCTAGCTGCGGACCTTCCTTCCAATTCATCCCAGCTACAAACCAATGTAGACCAATACGCTTTTGA